ACTTATTAAGATCAAACCAAAACTTATTATGTTGCAACATTATTGCATGTTTAGTAAATACATTcatattaaagttaaaagtaCTTTGAATAGATTCTTTTTCAGGTGGATATGACCAAAGCAAACACATACTCTCTTACCTGCAGATAGATATCCTTGTTTTCCACAATAATTTGATATATCTAATTAGCTTTACTTGAACTACTTTGCACTGTGCTGAAAATTGACATCAgcatttgaaattaaatttgaactCTTTGAAGCTAGCTATACCCCTTTCTGTTGGATTGGAAGTAATAATTGTAGAGCTGTTTATGTTAGATTCTTCCAAAGTTCTCCAGTGTTGGCAATGAGTGAGTATTTGTTATATAACGGCCACACCAACATTCTCCGAGGAAACATCATCTTACATTCTTTAGTCTTGCAAACTCTTTCTAGTGTCCTATCATCACACTTTAAAGGAAAATCAATAAACTGTTTTGGATGGATAGGATGGAGTCATCAGACAGAAAGAAAACCAGCGGGTAGAAAGTTCACAGATTGAAGGGAATGAAACTGAGACCacacttaattatttattttgtttaatattatcatattaCTATATAAGAGTTATGGTTATATTTAAATGGAATAAATCATTATTTCTCATATCTTATATATTAATCTCACTTTTAAACTTTTACCAATGGGTTTTGTTGTGACTATTTGTTGACAGTTTTGTGATACATTTCTTAAACAGATTCAGGTTCAGTTCAATCTTGTACACAACATATATGTTGATTGTACTAAGTAGActcttatattattcttttctcatgTTCACATGTCTAAAGGCACATTGTTTATGAGTTGTATGATAATAAACATTCAAGCGCGGATCCCTACACTCTTTCCATCCATTGCATTCagtgtctcttttcttttcttttttaaatgttgCTTTTCAGAATGTTAgcttttatattatcatttttctttttaaatttaaattatttataaaatcattcttTCTAATCTTTTCTGCATAAGTTAAgattttataatgtatttttttttcttaattatattttaaatcccTCATAAATTTAGGTATTTTCAGTTGatctcattaatattttttttgtcaattgaatatttaaaattcatatattttttttattgaattgttattattttatctttggtGATACATGTGTACATGTGATGTGTTTCCTCAATTTACTTgttctacaaattgaaaaaaaaaatgtgaacttTGTTAATAAAGATAGGTAATCCTTTATGTAAAGCAACAATTgatttatattgttttcattgtaatcttaattaagtttattttttatttctcttctcacttacataagatttttttttatgatatatagttttatatcaCCCTACTTTATAAccattatattaattaacagCGTAAAATACGATgttcaattaaatatatactttataaccattatattaattaacagCGTAAAATACGAtgttcaattaaatatattctatttttattttatggcaaatataatcattaattttactattaaattaattaacaacatattgaaattaaatatatcatacttttattttatggtaATTAATAtgatcataaatatttaaatttattgtctaAAATGAGTAACACCATAAAgtataataacaaactaaagaATTGCAATTAGAAAGAGCTATGTGCATAAACATGAATATTAATAAGGGcaatatagatttaaaattaattaaaagttaaaacattGTAACAATTAAAGTTAGATTTAAATGTTTTCAATCCCATGAAATTATAATTCCTTCTTATTCGAAACTTTGATACATTtaattctcaaattttaaaaaattgaatgaaaatagttatttaacccaatcatgttaaatattttttatgtgtaaaATTGTTCTTCAAATGACACTAAAAGGAAAGCCtatcaaatgttataaaaataacataaaagcaTTTCACATGTCAAAAGTTTTTAACATAActagagtaaaaaaaattatattaattcatttttaaaatttagaaatcaaaatatatataattttagttaaattcaaatacttaaaacatattaaatatgtacatttatctttgttttcaaacatcattctaatattaaaatgtgcatttaatataaagaaacattgtttatgattttttgcaAAAAATATCTTTAGTAATTGTTTTACATGAGGATGATAAAAATGATCTATTTTATCTTGTGGCATCAGTAATCCACTAGAAGTTGGTTGGTTTAGTCCCATTTTGGATATGCAAGTTGAAAGTTAatactttctttaaaaattataatttaaggtGAGTGGTGGAATCATGAGGTATTAATGAATTCAATGTACTTcccaaattttaaacttttattataaaaacatttgATGAACTAGTTGGAAAGAAGGGGCAtgtattctttcttttatggCCAAATTTCACAgcaaaaatcttattttaattttattattttaagtgattAAAATCATTCCTTTAGAATTTATCCtaatttatagttaaaattaattttttttggttattgaactttttttaattaaatttatctctACTTAcacattataaattaattttatatgtttaatgaagatttctaattttttatattatattaatgtgATTCTACTCCTGTCTAAGATAATCAACcttaaaaatcttttttgtaAGAATTTTTATCAAGTTTAGGAagagtttattatttttctttcttattaataattttatatattatatattgatatagtttatttacttttaaaaataccATAAGAGCAATATATAGAAAAGGAGAATAGACATGTTAGTTTCTTGTTGgttaaataattgataaatctAAGGGCATAACAATGCATTGTATTGATAGAAAAGTGGATTAAATATGTTAGCCAGTTAGGttttgtaaaatgtttttacaaATTTGGTATGTTGGCACTTGTGATAAATTACTTGTcacttttaaacaaaaataaaataatatagaaatcaCAAATAGCAtgtatatacataaaaataataaacctCTAAGATAAGATACTTGAAATGCTTAGATTGCTAAGTATGTTATCAGATGTTTGGTTAAGGGTAGATGAGGTAGTTGGCCTATGTCATTTGGCTGTCTGGCATTATGTTTTTGTCTGTTGCGCATAATTATGTTGGCTTTCAACTCAAACTCAGATTTCTTGTTAGATTCCCTTCTCTTCATCTATCACATGACATGACATCATATATTTATACTCAAATCTGTATCGTCACCACAATCACTCACTAATGGCTTCATCACACCACACTGTCAACTCTGATAAAAAACAACATCTGAACCTTGCATGCATAAGTGTCAGTTGTTTACtttaataatcatattatagtaaaattaatttggaaCTCTGCATTGTCATAGACCAGATTCTGATCGTTTTCAACTTTGTTAAAGTTGATGCATAGATCTTTTCATGAAATCAATTATGATCAAATGACacaagtataaaatataaatatgtaatcaACAACCTACTCTCTTACAGAAAATACAAATCATTATAATCAAACtacaactaatatatatatatatatatatatatatatatatatatatatcatcagAGGATTACATGGtcaaaagaaaatcacaaatAACTAGCAGAAAGAGGTTTCTCCAGTAGTATCATGCAGTGAACAACTTTAGGCCTATAGTATTATAGGCAAACTCATCTACCCAAACTTCCTTGGTTCACCTAACTGTTACTTAAGCTCGACCGTTCATAGCTGGTAACATGCTTTGTGTCTAAACTTTTATAGAACTTGTTGCTAAGGCCTCTAGCTCGTCACATTCTGTGAAGTAATTAATCACCACCAGCATGAATATCTTTTAGGTTCGGCTGAATATCCATATTTCATTGCAAGGAATGGCCAAGTGAAGGATATGTTATGTAATCCTAATGTAGGCATCCTAACGTCACTATCATGCTTCTGACACCTCTCTCTCATCAAAAAATTTCTTGTAGTCCGCTTCATGTATCGACCAGTAATAAACTTGCTCCTAAAATTTGGGCTTTCAATGCTCTGCATCGCCCTGTGTGTGTGGAGCTCTTCCAATACATATTGAGATTCATCCTCAATAAGACATTTTAATAAGATTGTTGAAAACCTTCTCATATACAAGTCTTCTCCAATGATAACAAAGCATGTCTTATTACAATATTTAGTTGTCTTTTCTCTTTACTGGTAGCCAATTTGGACAATAAATCTTCTATGGCATTCTCCGCTCAGAGAATAAGTTCAATATCAACTACTTTGAatcttttcattaaaaataatcacaattaacattattaataatgttttttaaaacaacCTAATCGAAATATTTTTTTCGTTGAGACGAAACTTTTCTAAAAACAAATCCAGGAGAATGAAACCATCTAGTAATTAagtccaaaaataaaataagcaacTCTAATATATAATTGTAGAATTAGAAGCACTAATATTATTAgcaaaggaagaaaggaaaggtTTTTTGTTTGGCACAGTAAAGTGAGTGGTATATGATGATAATTAGGCATTAATGGTGACGACAAAAAGTACTTCACATCTTCACTTTGACCATTCCTTGGTTTACTTTATCATTTCCTGACACGTCATTGTGAGCTTCATTACCATTTAAACATTCTCCATTCTCCATTGCTGTCACCGTTACTATACTATATAAACATGCGCTCCTTCATGCTGTCACGGCTTCTACAAACATTTCAACACTACCCAAAAACACAATAACACTGCTTCCCACTTCACAAATGGAGCCAAAGTGCACCATAAACTGTCGCCGCTCGGAGTTCGCTCCGACCCCTCTGCCGGAGAGTCCTCGAGTGCCCATGGAGTTTCTGTCACGCTCATGGAGTGCCTCTGCTCTTGAGGTTTCCAAAGCTCTTTCACATCACCACTCCTCTCTCTCCTCTTCTTGCATGCCTAATTCAAACAACACTTCCATTCCGGAGGAAACTCTTCCCAACAACACCAACGCCAACGCCTTTCTCTCTGAAGATTTCTCCACCATGTCTAAGAATCAGTTCTCTTTTGCTTCCTCTGCCACCTCTCAGCTTGTCCTTGAACGCATTATGTCACAATCCACAAGAGAGGTGCCgtaaaatgttttaagaaaGTTTCTACGTTGTTCTGAATATATACATTGTTTGTAACGTTGGTGTCGGTTTTCTGAAGTCGTTTTATTGTTGTTGAGTGTGTCACAGGAAGTGTCTCCGTTAACATCGGGTAGGTTATCTCACAGCAGCGAGCCTTTGAATGGCGGTGGTTCCTTAACCGGAACAGATAGCCCTCCGATTTCACCTTCGGATGAGTTTGATGACGTTGTTAAGGTATTGTCTAACTCAActctctttcccttttcttcgtTTTCAAGTGGGGTGGGTGGGCCCTGAGACCGAGTTGCGTCAGCTCTCACAGCTGCAAtagtttttgtttgatttaacTTTGAAGGGTttatccatttttctttttagtattttaatttgttttagaaataGGGAGAATACAGCATTTGTCTTGTCTTCTCTGATTAGTCTTAGAATACAAGACATGGGAGAAGATTCTCATCTTAAAAGCCACCCAAagggaataataaaaaatgtaaaagattttGCAAAAACAGAATTGAGGGACCCATCTGTGTCCCTATAGGTGGTGATTCCGTGTCGCTTATAGGTTATGTAGCTCCTACTGTATGTGTGTGTGGATGCATGGAAGAAAGGTAGGCCTCTCTGTTCACAAAAATAATTCGTTGGAACTTGGTGCTTGCTGCTTGAGGGGAGAGTTCAATGACTTGGGATCAACTTTATTTTCTCACACTCAGCACGGAAAATGGAgtggaaagaaaaggaaaaaaaagggaaCTAGAGGTATGAAGATGAATTAATGAAGGTCATGTCTCAATGGCTTTTAACATTTTGAAACCGGCAAAATGCTTAGTGCTGAAGTGTCAAATGAGGAAAATCACTGATTAAAGGGTGTGTTTGTTGTGTGtaaatgatgttatttttttcaagtcAACTTGCCCCGAATTTGCCTCGTGAAAGGACAAGAAATTGGCAGCACAGTGACCCTTTTTCCATACATTCACGCAACAATTTCACCTTTTAGCCTTGGAAGGCAAACTTGTTTTAATTTGGCCAGAATAAAGGAAGGgtcttgtttttgtttatatttaagtcGGAGATACTATACAGGATGTATTATCGTACctatgattttgttttgtttttctgtacTTCTGAAACTAATCCATGAAAACTAACATAATGTGGAGAGGAAAAGACGTGTGCCAGTGACCCGAGGGACAGCCGTGAATGTTGTCAGCAGTCCTATGATATGTAACTTCGAAATGAAAGAGGAAACATCACTATAATGTTTTATCAATACAAGTACAACATGAGAGGTTTAGAtgttttttcattcttaaaaggaaaaataaaaagcaagtTGAGTTTGAAATTAGTCATAGGTAATATGTTTTTACCTTGTAAAGCACCATGTAACGGGCATGGTTATCCTTCTCAATGTGTATGCAGTTCTTTCGGGCAAATAATTCAATTCACCCTTTGTTCAATGGTGGACGAGCCAGTGCAACTATTGGCAACGGCACAGCATGCTCGGGACCAAAAACTGTTGGAAGATGGTTAAAGGAccgaagagagaagaagaaagaagaaaacagaacCCATACTGCTCAGCTGCATGCCACTATTTCAGTGGCTGCAGTGGCTGCTGCCGTTGCAGCTATTGCGGCTGCAACAGCAGGCTCGTCTGCTCCCAGCAAGGATGAGAAGATGGCAAAGACTGACATGGCTGTTGCTTCTGCAGCTACATTAGTTGCTGCACAGTGTGTAGAGGCTGCAGAAGCTATGGGGGCCGAGCGTGACCACCTTGCTTCTGTCATCAGCTCTGCTGTGAATGTCCGTTCCCATGATGATATTACTACTCTTACAGCTGCAGCTGCCACAGGTAGAGCTTTTGCACTCATTAAGCATCTATTTCTTAATAATGGATACTTTTTCAGAACAAGAAATTATTAAGACCATTAGGTTCTACacaccaaaatgcatttgaaaGATCTTACCAATATGTTGTGGTAGCTAgcttaatcataaaaaaatgactAATTATGCTGTCTGAACTGTCAAGTATCAACcagatttttctttgttaattagTTTCTTGGTATCGTAAGGATAGAATGTGTCTGATGTTCCTGTTTTGGCTTCTTTATATTCACagcttttgtattttttgtctttcatgTGCAGCTCTACGAGGAGCAGCAACCTTGAAAGCAAGAGCTTTGAAGGAGGTATGGAATATAGCCACAGTTACGCCACTGGAGAGAGGCATAGGGGGGATTGGACTATGTGGTAAAAGTATTAACAGCAATACTAGCAACACCAGCACCAGTGATAGCGGGGAAGTTTTCAATGGAGAAAATTTTCTAGGTGCCTGCAGCCAAGAGCTTATTGCTAAGGGCAGTGAATTACTCAAGCGCACCCGTAAAGGTAACATCAATCACCAATATGCTGCTAGCACTAACTCATTCTTTCTCTCATTTGCAAAAATGAGTAAACTCCATTTCGGTGACAAATGCAGGTGATCTTCACTGGAAAATAGTGTCTGTCTATATACATCGAACCGGCCAGGTAATTTTCCTTTCGGGAATTTGCAGTATGAGGTTGCCTTAAAGTCCACTGAATCACAATTCACAAGGCTTACAAACATTTCAGGTAATGCTGAAAATGAAGAGCAGACATGTGGCAGGAACAattaccaaaaagaaaaagagtaagCACAGAGCAGCCATTAGATTAGAACTTCGTTTTGCTGGCAGCCATAAAAAATAGCTCATAACTTGTCCTCTAAATTATGCAGATGTTGTGTTAGATATCTGCACGGATTTACCAGCATGGCCAGGGAGACATCTGTTTGATGATGGTGAAAAGCGACGCTACTTTGGATTGAAGACCGACCAAAGGGGGATTGTGGAGTTTGAGTGTCGAAATCAAAGAGAATATGACATCTGGACACAAGGGGTTTCGAGACTACTCTCCATTGTAGCACAGAGGCAAAACAGATATGGGAATTAAACCTGTCATCTTTAATACTTACCAAAGGAGTCTCTAGCTATCACTGACTACTGAACTCGATTCAAACTACATATGTTTTGAGATGTAATTTGCATGTGTTTAGCCTCAAAACAATCATCATCGGCAAGACTCAAATGGACTAGGTGATTTCcgcaaaaaaaatattttttactgtCTAGAAATGTAGAATCGTAGGAATTGTTTTTACCACCCAGCGATAATGCATGTGCCAAGTCCCTAGAATCAAGAATCGCTCCAATGTTGCCATACGTTGTCAAGGATaacttaaaaacataaaatgattCACGTGTTTTCATTCAACATAAGCTTCTGAGAATTGTTTCCTGAATAGAAATCTGATATGGTTAAGAGTTTGATCTCCTTCTTACCTTATTATTCTAAAAAGGTAGGTGGATAATTAGTTCACAAAAATAAGATGTTTGCGAACTTTGGGTTGAATATTCAAAGATGCAACATAATACAATAGAGTACAGCCAACAGTAAAGAAAATTGCTAGCATTTCTGCACTCGTTATCTTAATTTCCTCTGAAGTAGAACTGATTTGGGATTTTAGATAGTTTGTCAACATTCAATACAGTTTCACACTACATTACAAGGCAAAGTATTTTCACAAGGAAAAACTACTGTACTACTAATTAGTTATCACCTAATTGTCACCATAAAGTTTGGATAAATCTTTAAGGCATATATAGCTGTTAATAGCGAGTATCAAGATGGTAAATGTATATTTACATTTCAGTGCAAAATTCCATCTTTTAATGAAGAGATTACCAGCAGCGTGATActtgttaagatatgtcaaatattctattaaaggatattaggcaataaaatattatgttagttatattttagatattattattatttgtgcagatttgtgcatatgtttttcctttaatagatgaagaattataggatccttgtatgtatatatatggtactctattccttgaaataaatcatcagaattattctttaaactttaatatggtatcaagagccaaacactgatatcctctacaATATAGGAATTAGTGTCTCTCtttttgaatatttctgatggcttcttccgaAAAAAATCATTCGGAGAAACATGATTTTGGAACTTCCGCTGCTACCCATATGCATGAATCGCTCACCCCCGAACGGCTTGATGGCACCAACTATGTTGAGTGGTCATTGAACGCACAAAACAAGATCAGGGGTAGAAAACGTTGGGGTTACATCTCTGGGACAAAGGCTGCTCTAGAGAACAAGAACTCTGATNAATATGAAGCATGGGAAGATGAAAANTGCCTAGTCAAGTCTTGGCTTCTGGACTCCATGACGAAAGAAATCAGATCCCTCTTTATTCGCTTAGCTACGGCAAAGGATATTTGGGACACTGTGAAACAAACATACTCAGTCAATCAGGATGCATCCCGATCATATCAATTATATCGTGAGGTNATCTCTACTCAACAAAATGGAGGATCTGTTATTACATATTTTggtaaattacaaaaattatggcTANAGTATGATACTATCACGAATTGTACCATGGAATGTCCAAAAGATGTTGAGAAATATAACAACATGATTAATTCTCAAcgagtttatgtttttttggcTGGCTTGGATACACATTTGGATGCTGTTCNTGGTCGTATCCTTGCTACCAC
The sequence above is drawn from the Vigna radiata var. radiata cultivar VC1973A chromosome 3, Vradiata_ver6, whole genome shotgun sequence genome and encodes:
- the LOC106757386 gene encoding VAN3-binding protein, with the translated sequence MEPKCTINCRRSEFAPTPLPESPRVPMEFLSRSWSASALEVSKALSHHHSSLSSSCMPNSNNTSIPEETLPNNTNANAFLSEDFSTMSKNQFSFASSATSQLVLERIMSQSTREEVSPLTSGRLSHSSEPLNGGGSLTGTDSPPISPSDEFDDVVKFFRANNSIHPLFNGGRASATIGNGTACSGPKTVGRWLKDRREKKKEENRTHTAQLHATISVAAVAAAVAAIAAATAGSSAPSKDEKMAKTDMAVASAATLVAAQCVEAAEAMGAERDHLASVISSAVNVRSHDDITTLTAAAATALRGAATLKARALKEVWNIATVTPLERGIGGIGLCGKSINSNTSNTSTSDSGEVFNGENFLGACSQELIAKGSELLKRTRKGDLHWKIVSVYIHRTGQVMLKMKSRHVAGTITKKKKNVVLDICTDLPAWPGRHLFDDGEKRRYFGLKTDQRGIVEFECRNQREYDIWTQGVSRLLSIVAQRQNRYGN